A segment of the Solanum lycopersicum chromosome 9, SLM_r2.1 genome:
TTTTGACCCGATTAATCtctataatttaatatattgatatttaacttttataatcacaatttgaatttccgctcaagaattttttgtttaaaaagtaacaaatctatagataaattttaaaagatgttaaatagataataattcatacgTTCGATATAGgaacatatcttaataaaagttttaaaacgggttgaaattggagattgaattgAGCTCAATTGAGAATTCTCTTCAAATGGGTTTAGCTTGAATGAGTTGAGATTGAACCAATTCAAACTATCTTAAGCCCAACCCTTAAAATTGTGGGCGAGTTGGACGGGTTACCTATGTTTGGGTTCATTTTTGACACCCCTAGTATAAATGATGGCATAAATAATCTCATAACTGACAAAATAGTCCTGCATTTGATCTTGGGATTATTATACCTATACCTCGCACCAAACTAAGTGCCACTGATCCTCTGCTGGagaagacattttttttttataattttcattacttctctgtgatttttattgtttgatttaTCGACAGAGTCATGTCTTGATGGTCTTCTTAGGTGATACGCATCATTTTGGTGTGGCAGTGGACTTAAAGGCTGGAGTTACTACTATAGATTGTTCTGCTGAAAGTCAGTCCGTTGTATGTCAAGACAATGTGGTTCCTGAACCATTTATCGGGATGGAGTTTGAGTCGGAATATGCTGCCAAGGAATTTTATGATTACTATGCTAGGCGTGTTGGGTTTATCATGCGCATTGATCAGTGCCGGCGTTCAGAAGTTGACAAGAGAAGCCTTTCACGACGACTTTCATGTAACAAGCAGGGCCATTATGTGAAAATGAAAAACCATCATGGACCACCCCGAAAAGCACGCACCAGCACACGAGAAGGGTGCAAGGCAATGTTGTTGGTAAAGGTTAACAAGTCTGATAAGTGGGTTGTGACGAGATTCGTCAAGGAGCATACCCATCAATTGGTGCCTTCTGGCTGTTCTTCTGGTAATGCAATGGTAATCAAGAAATTCTCTGTATGGTACATTTtaagcttaattttttttgtttttgagttCAATCTTTCAAGTCAATTTTACTTTGTATTACCTCATGAAAGATATTTAGAGCACAAATTCTTAGAAAAGCTTATGCAGATCTGCTTTCATTCTCGGATCTTCTCTTGCCTGGGATGGAATAACTCATCTAGTCTAGCTGCTACCGCCTTCCTATCATATAGACTACGAAATAGGAGGTTGGGTGATTGATAAGTAATCAATTAGCTTTACCAGTTACTCTGTTTTTCTATCGTCCATCTTGAGTCATATTGTCCATAACGTCCTCTGTGTAATCATTGATTTCCATTTAGATACATACATCTTAGAAGCAGTATAAAGGAAAACATATTGGCCTGGCCATTTATTTTATTGCAGTTTCTCTTGTTAAGTGGTCCAGGCGCCAGATACAGTTTCTTCCATCTTTAATCTTAAGATCTGGAATGGGTAATTTCCTTTCACTCATTTATTTTCTAATCTGGTCAATCTGAAAGCCTCTAACATATTTTATTGGCGAGTGTAGTTTTCCTGATTTAGTTGGCCTTTCATGTTGTAGTTTCAATCTGCGGATACTTTGATTAACAATCTGAGTAAAGCATGTTTTTGTTATCTAGCCTGGCTGTAGGGGTAAAAAGAAAGGAGGAGGAAAAGACATCCTTTTCATGGATGACCTATAGTTGGCCAAGAACATAATCCAAGCAACTTCATTGCTTTTAATTGGTTCTGCTGAGTTTGAACTTCACAGTTGAGGGGCTTTAGACAAAGTTTGACATTTAACAATCACTTTCGATTGATTGACTTAGGAGTtgagataaataatttttccatGACCATATGCTTTTATTTTGAGTTCGTGTGCATTCTTCATATAAACCTAGTGTAAGTAGATTCAAGAAGCCTCTCAATCCAGTTAATTTCTCTACTTTTTCCATGACCATATGCTTTTCTTTTGAGTTTGTTTGACATTCTTCATATAAGACCTAGTGTGAGTTGATTCAAGAAGCCTCTCAATCAAGTTAGTTTCTCTGCTGTGGATATATGATTGCTGTTGTTACGTTTATGTGGCAAGTGTATCAGAACTTGAGTAGTTAGGTAACTCTGAGGAGATCATTTTTCatgcttctttttttctttaaatggtAACATTCTATATATTATCAGGTGTACTATACCAAGATATATAGTCCCCTAAAGTTAGAAAACCACAAAATTTAGAAGCCTTACTTCCTATGATGCTTCTTACCTGCTGtctaaaacatcaaaaatattttctgttTGTACTAGATATTCCTGTTTACACCAAAATTAGCATAGAGCTAGGCAACTCATCTTCATCTTCTGAATGTTGCACCACTTGTCCTCAAAACACCTCTGATTTCTCTCTTTCCACATAGTCCACCTGATACATGCTGGCACAACCCTCCATCTCTCCTTCTGATTGGACAAATACCATCTCTCCCCAACTGTCAAGAAGCCCCTTTGTGTTTCCTGGCATCACCCACTTGATTCCCCTTGGGTTAGTGAAAATTCTCCAGATCTGCAGTGCTGAAAGCAATGGTTGGCTGTCTCTGCTTGTTCCTACACAAATAACATCTGGGACATAAGTTCATTCCCTCATATTCAACTTTTCCTGTGTCAGTACTGCTTCATTGGCCACCAGACAAGAGAACAAGCTACTTTCAATTGAATCTTTTCTTTCCTGATCATTTTCCATGGCCGACAACCCACTTGTTTATTGACTTTGCTCAAATTCTTGAGCCTAAACCACTTAAGAAATTCCTTGAGAGTTCACTTGCCATACCAAAATATCTGCATTTTCAGTGACCCCCTTGAACTGATTTAGAGTATGGTAAAACTCTGTTATTCTCTCTATTTCTCAGTCATTTAGAGATCTTCTAAAAGTTAGATTCTACCCTCGATTAAAACAAGCTTCAGCCACTGTTGCTTCCTGTTGTTGGCATAGAGTGTAAATGTTTGTGAACAATTGTTGTAATACACTTTCTTCAATCCAGTTGTCTTACCAGAAGAGATCTTATACCATTTCCCACTCTTTGTTCTGTATTGTTCCTCGTCTTTGTCCATAGATTCCTGATGGATCTCTCCAAACACTGCAACCATGGGGAGTGGTTACTGGGTTTGTGGTCTAACTACCCTCTTCCCCATATTTCTTCTAAATAACTTTCTTCAACATAGGTTCTTCTTCTGAAGCATATCTCCGAAGCCATTTCAGCATTAAACTCTGGTTCTGAGCCTTTAAATTCCCTATACTCATTCCTTTCTCTTTCTTGCTTCTTATCATGATATCCCGTTTGACTAAATGAAACTTCTTTTCATCACTGTTTCCCTGCCAGAAGAAGTTATTTCTTGAAGTGTCAATTCTCTTTATCGCACTAACAGAGGCGGGAAATAATGACATCATATATGTAGGTAAAGCATCTAGCACACTGTTAATGAGTATCGACTCTCCTCCACCCCCCAAAAACGAAAAGAAAGACAAATGTTGCATTTTCCACTTTGTCAACTTCTTTTCACATTTCTCCTCCATATTTCCATAGATTTGCTTTTTGCAGCTAGAGGCATAATTAAGTACACACTTGGTAGTTCTCATACTTCACCTCCCAGAATGTCCGCTAGCATCTGAATCTCTTCCACTCTATTTGCTAGATAGATGAAGCTCTATCCCCAGTTAATAGGTAGCCCAGAAATTGcctaaaaaaatgaagaagataacTCTCAATACCCTCAATTGTTCCAAATCTGCATCACAAAATATCAAAGTGTCATCTGCATATTGTAGGTGGGATATTTCCATGTTGCTGTCTACCCTGGAATTTACCTCAAAATCCCTATTCCAACCCTCAACTCAAGCATTCTGAAGTTTATCATTCATCCCCTCCATTGCTAATATGAACCAAAAAGGTGACAGGGAATCCCTTGTCTCAAACTCCTTTTAGAGTAGAAGAAACATGCTGGTGAACTGTTAACCAAAATTGCAAACTTTACTGTACTGAGATAGGTCTTGCTGATTTGAAAGTGTCCATAAATTGACTCACACTTGGCCCGTCATAGATCTTGCTGAAAATGTGCTTCTGTTTGGTGCCAGAGAGTGTGTGAGGACTTCTTTTCCGGTCACTGGTGGGGCTTTGCTTGCTGAACAATACTTGAGCTTTTGGTGGTGCTTGTTTGTGCACAATGCTCATGATAATAGAGGACAACTGAAATAACACTCATGGTCTTAGGAAAATTGCTCGACAAAGATCTTTCTTTCTCCCTGAAGTTGCTGGTAACTGTGTAGAGGCTATTACTTGACCTCATTGCATTACTATGTTAGAAATAGAATGCTGGGGAGTGGGGAGAGACTTTATGGAATGTGTGATTTTTACACCTTACACTTTTATCTATTCATATAACTTGTCTTCACGATGATTACTTTACACTCGTTCATTGTGGGAGACTAGTGCAGCTATACTATCCGTTCTAGCAAAAGAAGATGAAATCACGTCTCCTCCCGTGGGAGGGGGGAGAAATCTTCCATAATTTACTCCTAAGAACCTATCCAGATttgctattttttttgtcttaaaaAAGGTGAGAGAAGGATGTTGTCACTGAAAAGGTCGAAGGGCtgatttgaaaagaaaagtattTGACACCACTACTGGAGCAGCCTACTCTTTTCTTATTCCTCGTCAAAAAAAAAAGCTACTGGTCTCTTAAGGGgagatttgaaaagaaaagtattTGACACCACTACTAGAGCAACCTACTCTTTTCTTATTCCtcgtcaaaaaaaaaaagctaccGGTCTCTTAATTACTCtttatcttgttttttttttgggtaacaTTGAAAAATTACCATTAACAATCAAGAACAAATACAAGCTAAGAGCACCTCGTCCATTTCCAATAGTGATGATCCTCGGGCCTCGGAAAAACAGATAACTAGGTACaaaatttttgccaaaaattccTACTCCTATGAGCAcactttgaatatttaaaaaaatctatcttGTTTACAATTTCCAGTTTGATTTGCTCTAGAACTTCACTTCTTTGTACCGCAAGACCTTTGTATAATGTCTAGTTTTTAACCCTCCAATTGTGATATATTAATCCTCCCATAATAGCTGCCACTATTTCTTTCTTGAATTTCTTCCAATGCCGTCTCATGATCATATCCATAACCTGTTTGATTTCCCCAGATGGTAGAGTAATGCCAAATTATTGGAGTACTTCATCTCTTGCTAATCTGAACCAGAGGTAGTCCTTGAACAAATGTTGACTAGTTTCCACATCTTGTGTATCACACAAGCTACATGACATATCTTcaacatatacattcatatgCGCTAGCCTTCCTTTAGTTAgaagtatttaaaatacaacAAGCCACATAATAAATCTATGCTTGGGAGGAGAGACACTATTCCAGACAAGCTCAGCAACATCACACTTCACCTGATCCCCACCTAGTGCCATGTAGCTCCCAGGTATAGAATAAGTCCCTTTTGCAGTGAGGTTGTGTATCATGTTTGTTCATACCACTTTCTCATTCTGTCTTTTAGTGAATTTAATTTTCTCCAGTGCCAGCTACTATCCAAAGGAGCCTTGTGATTCCAGATATTGATATTTGTCCTAATGTAGACTCCATGTACCCATTTTACCCATAGCGAGTCTTCCTTTAGGGCAAGCTGCCTGAGCGATTTCCCCATTGAAGCTACATTCCAATTCCTATATCCCTTAATGTTAAGACCTCCATAGTTCTTTGGTACACAACTCTATCAGAATATATTAATACTAACTTCTTTTTGTCTGTTGTAGACTTGTAGTCCCCCAAAGATACACCCTACATTTCTTATCAACGTCTTTCACAACTCTTTGAGGCAAGATGAACATAGACCCCTAAAAAGCTATGAATGGAGAAAAGCAATTCTAGGAGCACCTGTAGTATTCCTGCATAGGATAATTGCCTTGCATAAGTAGTCTTGATTCTCCAGTAATCTTATCTATAAAGCTTGACATTCCATCTTGCTCCACCTCTTTGAAGTCAAGGGCAGCCCAAGTATCTTGTAGGAAATACACCTGTGTGAATCCAATCAGGCTGATTAACTGCTCTTTCATCTGATCCCCATACCAGCTAGGACGATACTTTGATTTATCAACATTTGCCACCAGTCTAGTTTTGCACTAATGCTCCAATGTCTCCTTAACTCGGGTGACTGTGTTAATTTCACCTTTGTAGAAAATCATTAGATCATCAGCAAAAATTAGATGAGTTAACTGCAGTTGTTGACCCATTGGATGAAATCTGAATGTTGGTAAGAAGCTCATACACTTAAATATTCTTGGAAGGTATTCCATCACTAGAACAAATTATAATGGTGATGTAGGTCCATGTCGGAGTCCTCTTTTGCCTTCAAAGTAACTATGTCCTTCATCATTGATCTTCGCTGTAAACTTGGTAGAAGTAACATACACCCCGATTCATTGAATGAATCTAGTAGGAAAACCTTATCCTACCGGTGCCTCCTCTAAAAATTCCTAGCTCACCATATCAAAGGCATTCTTAAGATCTATTTTCATTAGACATCCAGGAGTAGTCTTTTTATTATAATGCCTAAGTAGATCATGACGAATTAGTATATTTTGAAGCATGGATCTGCCCTGGACAAAAGCAGCTTGGTAGTTTGCTACAATATGTCTAATTGATTCCTTCAGTCTGCTACAAATCATTTTGGAAATGCATTTATACACCACATTGCAACAAGATATTGGCATGTATTGACTTGCCAACTCTGGACTATCAACTTTAGGAGTGAGAGCAACATTAGTGGAGTTAAGTTGTCTAAGCGATTTCCCATTCTAAAAAAATTCCTAAACATTTTCTGTAATGTCCTTCCCAACTATATTCCAAGTAGACTTGAAGAAACCAGCTCCATAACCATCAGGGCGTGGACTATCAATAGAGAACATTGTTGTTTATACATCCTTTTCAGGGAACGGAGCCAAAAGCTTAATCTGGTGTTCTATTGTGAGGACATTACCATTTTGCATGAGATACTTATTAGCCTTCCTTTTATGTGGTTCCTTCTTCCATAATAGGTCCTTTTAGTAAGACACAAATATGTTTGCGATAGTGTCAGGATCAGGTCAGTCTGACAGTTACCTTGATCCTCCTTCAACTGAGTTGTTGCTTGCTTAAGCATTCTATACTTAATAACATCATGCAAGTATCTATATTATTATCTCAAACATATTGGCATGTCCGATCCTTCTTTCACAACATTCTGGAAATGAGGGTGCTGGCCCCAAACATTACAATACTGGAATGCATTTAGCCTTGTATGGTTCTCATCTTCTAGTGTTACTTTGGCAGGGCAATGGTCACTGATCCCCTCATGTACTAAAATAGTTCTACTTCAGGGTATTGTCTCTAATCACTCTTGATTGATAAACACCCAATTTATCTTGGAGAATATTCTGTCATACTACTTTTATCATTCCAGGTGTACCTCTCCCCTTGGTAAGACAGTTGGATCATTCCACACTCATCTATACAATTTGCAAAATCAACCACCTGATCAGCCCATGCCACAGGATTTCCTCCAATACTATCTTCAGTTGCAAGTACAGAGTTAAAATCTCCTAAGATCAACCAAGCCTTCTTGGCCATTCATTTGCAACAAGTATTCCCATAGactctttctttcttccttgGTATTAAATGCATATACAAATGTTACTAAAAAGGACACTTCTAGAGGCACGTAACACACTTCACAAGTAAGAGCATTCATTCTAATTGGAACTAGATGATAAAATCCTGGTTTCCAAGTAATCCATACTCTACCATTATAGTGCTGTCCCAAATAGTAAGGTTTTGCCATCCCCCAAACAGTTTATTAGCTAATTGTTCTACTCTATTCTGTTTTCCTTTCGTTTCTAACAACCCAATTACACCAACTCTTTCCTCATTGCAAATAGGATCTTCTGCTTATTAGGGGCATTTAGCCCCCTAACATTCCAACTTTGAGGATAAGCGGAACAACAACCAGAAAATTAGAATGAATAGTGTTaatcttttgtatttttggtgtaaacaagaCATGATGGGGGATATAAAACTTTATAGATAATTTGTAATCTCCCGTAGGGTAGTTTGATATGCTCTGAGGAGATTGTAAGTGACCTATACTCATCATTTATTTGATGATGAGCCTTTTGTGAATACTCAGTTACCTTTATCTCAAAAAACATTCCAACTTAGGATGCTAACCATCCCCAGAAGATGGGATGGTCTTCTGTCCAACATTTCCAACAGATTCTGGACTCGGATGTATCAATGAAGTGGCTTGTTGGTTTAACCCCTGAAATATATTTAAGCTAGTAATCTCCTGATTTTTTGTATTGCAAATCTGTACTCCTCTTAAATTTTAGAGGGTGTTTGGATTGGGTTAAAAGTTGATCGAACCTATTTTTAAGTCAGTTGTTGATTTCTGGAAGTGTTCGGcaaatagaaaaataacttaaaataagttaaaaataactttaaagtaAGTTAGGAATTGTTTGGCAAggtcaaaaatgacttaaaatgagTTTAAAATGATTTcgaataagtcaaaaaccaaaaGTAGGTCTGACTTTAAAGTCATTTAAGTTcgacttttcatttttgacttaaaaacaaatttttttttgccaaTCCAAACGGGCTCTTAGTTGGGTAACCCAGTTTTCACGACCAGATTGGCTTTCATCAGAGGGGGCAACCTAGTATTGGATTCCCACTTGGTGAATTGACCTTATTCTGGTTTGTTCCCCATTAACACGTGCTCTTCCTGGCAGCGAGGAGTTAGCATTGGCTCGTATGGATCCCTTGGGTATTTGCCGCTCCTTTTGTTGTTGATCTTTTCTTTCCACCGCTGGCTTCTCCGCTTTTTTCTTCCTACATACATTTGCCGAGTGatcatatttctcaaaaatgcTTAGATAATGCAGACTTCCATTCATAGATACTTTTTTCTCTGTCAGATTGCCTTTCTCATTCCTAAACATTATATTATCTGGCAAACTTGCATCCGTCCCCACCTCAAAATTTAGTCCAGTCTTCTTCTCTGTACTATGATCTACAATTGGCGGTTTCCCAACCAAACTCTTAATCTTACTTTATCCTTTCCGACTCTAGTACTTGAAATCTAGTCCTGGCAGTTTTATCCAAATATGAATAGTGTACAATTCCATCTCTAGAGAATTCCACATCAGGAGTCCAAGCCTTTATAATAAAAAGCTTGTTATCAAAAATATAGATTCCTCCCTGGATCACCTCATTTATACCCACTGCTGTATCAAACCTGACAAGGACTACCCCATTCTTCATCATCACAAGTTTGTTAATTCCACGTACCCCAGTCTCTGAATGTACCCTTTCAAAACATTAAATGGAGGGTGGGCACCCAAAACATAGCACACTAGTCCAGTTTGAATCCTGCATTCACCACTGTCAAAGTCATCCCATACTGATCTCTTCCATTCGGGCATTCCCATTTTCTCTTCTACCATCTCAGCCCAAGATTTCCTGCTGGTACTAGGAGGGTTTGAACTGCCTTTCCCACTAACATCCAGTTCCACATACATCCATTGTTGCTCTGCCTTCTTTTGTTTTGCTTTCAGGGCAATTTTATCAAACACTTGGACTGCAACTGGACTTGTAGTCAATATTCCATTGGCTTCTGCTGGGACTTGGTTATTTACAGCAATTGGTGTCTCACCTATTTCTTTCCGTGTACATTGTCCTGCAAATCTTACTAATCTGGACTCATTATTAGCTGGTGATGTGCTTGTTCATTTGTGCTTTGTTGCTATAATCTCAGTAAACAATGTAGGATTTTCTCTTCTACTATCATGTGTTGATTGTGGCCTAAGCCTCATGAACTCCATTATTAGGTAGCCAAACACTATTATGAATTTCCTCTTATTACTTCTAGAAAAATATCAGAAGAAGCTTAAAGAACTAATTAATGTCGGGATCCCACAGGAAATGGGTGACTAAAGCATGTGCCCCTCTAAGGATCTCAAGCCTTGTCAATTAATGATATTTGAAAGTGTATGTCGTCTTCATGTGACCAAAACTGGGCCTGTAATTCCTAATGATCTCTGAAATAACTGCCTTTGATTTTCTATTGTAGGATAAAAAGGACAGGAGAATCCAAGAACTGTCTATGGAGTTGGAGCATCAGGATAAATTATGTGACCTTTACAGGGAGCAACTAGTTacttttttggaaaatgttgAGCAGCAGATGGAGCTTATGTCGAAGAAAATTCAAGTTGCCGTTAACAATGTAAAAGAAGTAGAAGCAGAAGTTCAAAAGCAACCAAATAGCAAGTAGCCATGCCTAAGTAAATATTTAGGTGCTTATATGTCAGATTTCTTATGCTAGCTTGACAAACATTTGATTTAGCCTAATTTTTCTATATTGGAAAAGTAGGACAACAAGAAGGAGAAACTGGAGAAGACATTTTCTGTTGGAATCTTAAGTTACGTTTTGTTCATCTAATGTTACTGCCATTTATTTCACAATGTTGTGTAGCTTCCTGCTTGTCAGTTCAAATTTATGTAGTATTCAATGAAAGCTGGTTAGTATTGTGGTAATCAACCTactaagaattttatttttctctactTGTTCAAAAGTTGCAGCTGAAGCAGCAACTTAGTTGTTCTCGTATGAGCAACTGTAGGATGATGCATCAAGCAGAGAATTGGAGATTGTTGATCTGTATTTCCACAAGTTATGGTGCATCAGACCGTTTTGGAGGAAATAGACGACACTGAAAAAGAATTACTCACGCATGATGCTTATaccaaaaaatattagtttaccATGGTTTATGATAAAAATGAGGCAATGTGTGAACGCTGAATGCAGATTTCTTTTTATTGATGCTGAGTGTACATGTAAAGTTCCATTTGACTGGATAATAGAAGTAGTTTGTCGCCTTCCCAGTGAAGTGTACATATTTGAATGCTATGAGTGTATGGGTATCATCCGTCAGAGTGATCTGAGCAGTtgcatttttttgcatatttttgaATGTTTGTTTTTTGCTACACAAATATTTTTGCATTCAGGTTAAAAGttaagaatataataaattcaaaaccTTAAGATGTGTGTGGTTATCCACATCAGTACTACTGACAATCAAGAATTAAAAACTTACTGGCCTTAAAATCCTTCATCTGAATTTTTCCCATATTaacatgttttatgttttggaaaTTGTAAAGGCTAACTTTCCTTGAAGTGGAGCACATAATGCGCACTAGACAGAAGAACCACCTTTTGTTTCTGGAGAGCAAGCACattcaaaaagtatttttatagCTGTGACATATATTGTTTAAGTTttggataatgataagtttcaTGATGATTACAAggtaatttgtatttttatgtgATTGAGGGTGGTTATAGTTGTGACATATATTGTTTAAGTTGATGATTTCCAGGGTGTTATGTTAGACTAGTAGTTGACTAAAGTTGGATAACGGGAAGCTACGGAAGCTACATTGGGTTACTGTTGGGGGTCCTCATTCTCATGTGTCTACTGATTTGGCCGATGAGAAGTGAGGAAAGCTGGAGCAACCCTGCTatggaaaaagaaatttcaGTTTGACTCTGAGAGTGTTGGGAAGTGATCTTTCTGACTGTTGTAGTAATCGGAGAACTTGAAAGGATTTATGGGTTATGTAGGTAAATGGGGTCAAGACTACATCAGAATTCCTCTTGATAGTTCGAGCCTTGCGGTGTCTCCACTGGTTCCGAAGTAAGTAAAGGTAAGATAATTTTCTTCGATTCTGATCTTGTTAGTCTTCGCTTTTTGCAGTATTTTCATGAAAGATAGTTATTTTGCTAGAACAATTGGATTGACTATAGTGGTGTCTGCCAATCTAAGTGGCTTTGGATGTTGTTTCGCTTCTCAGACCTACGTTTTAAGTTATTTTGCTTGAACCTTCACTCTTTTAAAtagtcaaatttgtgttgaatttcatcaaaatacaCTATATCTAGACTCTTCAGGATCCTACATGCATGCATCAATTGAGAATGAAAAGATATTGGTGCATCCTATCCACAAGGCTCGGGttgaaactttaaaaactaGAAATAAGTTATTGCAGTGACAAATAAGGGTGGCAGCGGAACCAGTATTTACGGGTTACCGGTCCGGTCCGTTCCGTTCTGGTTCGGTTCTGGTTTGATATCGTTTAGTACCGGTATGGACCAGTTTTTTTCGGTTCCGGGACTGGTACCGGGATGGAAATCGTTATTTACCGGTATTTCTCGGTTCTGGAAATTATCGGTCCGGTCcagttaatatttttaaaaaatatatctgtCAATAGCCGTTGGGTAACGGCTAGTGGACCCCCCAATGGCTATTCGAGTGAAATTTCGGCCAATAGGAGTCCTACCCCACCCAAACTTTTTTAATAccctaaagttttaaaaattacactttaacccatttgtttacttataaatatccctaaatttcattcttttaaatcagaaaatcatctattcatcttctactctctcaactctcaactctctaatctctaattctataatatataatatcttgAGTTCCGGTGTTGCCTCATTTGGTCTTTGGAAATTAgatttggagcttcaaaattcaattttaaacttTCCACTCCGGCTTTCGGCAGTCATAAACGTCTACTTTTTTAAGTAGACGTTCGGTACATTCGTTCCAACTTTTATTTTacgttttatttatatttaaatgtcacgacccaaaaccggatcgcgactggcacccacacttaccctcctatgtgagcgaaccaaccaatctaaaccttaacatttcgaacataataaatagaaaacaatgcggaagacttaaaactcattaacaaaatcaataatcaacttctataactcaaaacttatcattatcgccaaaatctggaagtcatcaccacaagaacatctatgatcaaatgactaaactaagagtattctaaaagctaaaacaagtaaaagctagtccatgccggaacttcgaGGCATCAAGACAGGAGGAAGAaagtccagtccaagctagaagcattagctcaccctgaatttccgatatagtaagactggcttgaattactgttgagtcgaaggcgacggcacgtttgctgcactccacaaataaacaagaagaaaacataaaagtaggggtcagtacaaaacacgggtactgagtagatatcatcggccaactcaaaaagaaaacaatatatatcagataatatcataaaatcagctaatatccttagcatgcaacatttaccattaccataacccttggttacaacaccaagctcatcaatgaggactcacgcctcctcatcctactcatttgggaattaggttcattagattgaatatattaacatctttcaagattcattatctttattcctctcgtgtcgatacgtgacactccgctcctcattctatcctggtgtcggaacgtgacacccgatccatattctatcctggtaccggaacgtggcacccgatccatatactatcctggtgtcggaacgtgacactccgatcctcatatactatcctggtaccggaacgtggcacccgatccatattctatcctggtgtcggaacgtgacactccgatcctcatatactatcctggtaccggaacgtggcacccgatc
Coding sequences within it:
- the LOC101266066 gene encoding protein FAR1-RELATED SEQUENCE 2 isoform X3 encodes the protein MVFLGDTHHFGVAVDLKAGVTTIDCSAESQSVVCQDNVVPEPFIGMEFESEYAAKEFYDYYARRVGFIMRIDQCRRSEVDKRSLSRRLSCNKQGHYVKMKNHHGPPRKARTSTREGCKAMLLVKVNKSDKWVVTRFVKEHTHQLVPSGCSSGNAMDKKDRRIQELSMELEHQDKLCDLYREQLVTFLENVEQQMELMSKKIQVAVNNVKEVEAEVQKQPNSK
- the LOC101266066 gene encoding protein FAR1-RELATED SEQUENCE 2 isoform X1 — its product is MFEEEEPDLGEETSEIRIKASTALNPQNLVPSGTSKAASAVHTSDTHHFGVAVDLKAGVTTIDCSAESQSVVCQDNVVPEPFIGMEFESEYAAKEFYDYYARRVGFIMRIDQCRRSEVDKRSLSRRLSCNKQGHYVKMKNHHGPPRKARTSTREGCKAMLLVKVNKSDKWVVTRFVKEHTHQLVPSGCSSGNAMDKKDRRIQELSMELEHQDKLCDLYREQLVTFLENVEQQMELMSKKIQVAVNNVKEVEAEVQKQPNSK
- the LOC101266066 gene encoding protein FAR1-RELATED SEQUENCE 2 isoform X2 → MFEEEEPDLGEETSEIRIKASTALNPQNLVPSGTSKAASAVHTMDLKAGVTTIDCSAESQSVVCQDNVVPEPFIGMEFESEYAAKEFYDYYARRVGFIMRIDQCRRSEVDKRSLSRRLSCNKQGHYVKMKNHHGPPRKARTSTREGCKAMLLVKVNKSDKWVVTRFVKEHTHQLVPSGCSSGNAMDKKDRRIQELSMELEHQDKLCDLYREQLVTFLENVEQQMELMSKKIQVAVNNVKEVEAEVQKQPNSK